A window from Micromonospora profundi encodes these proteins:
- a CDS encoding tyrosine-type recombinase/integrase, whose translation MVSSDAPALTRPTARRALPSAPVDVTEAWLRNRRLSEHTRDAYRRDVTGWLRWCAGRDLDPLRVSFLHINEYARELESTVVARSGRPLTPATVARRLSALSSWYDFLVKLGGVPANPVSGVDRPRVDRDHSATIGLSADEVDALLSAADADTGPTAVRNRAAIALLADLGLRVGELVSLDLTDLGTERGHRSVRFVGKGGKQRRRALTPGTGYAVDAYLAQRAAAAGVPVTQLTGPLLVTASGARLDRHSVFRIVRRLARAAGIPAWARLSPHSLRHAFATTARSEGVPLEDVQDAMGHADPRTTRRYDRDRHNLDRDPAYAVWAARSRRRA comes from the coding sequence ATGGTGTCTTCCGACGCTCCGGCGCTCACCCGCCCTACCGCCCGACGGGCGCTGCCCAGCGCGCCCGTCGACGTCACCGAGGCGTGGCTGCGTAACCGCCGACTGTCCGAACACACCCGCGACGCCTACCGACGCGACGTCACCGGCTGGCTGCGCTGGTGCGCCGGCCGTGACCTCGACCCGCTGCGGGTCTCGTTCCTGCACATCAACGAGTACGCGCGCGAGCTGGAGTCCACGGTCGTGGCCCGCAGCGGCCGCCCACTGACCCCGGCGACGGTGGCACGGCGGCTCTCCGCGCTGTCCAGCTGGTACGACTTCCTCGTCAAACTCGGCGGGGTGCCGGCCAATCCGGTCTCCGGCGTGGACCGGCCCCGCGTCGACCGGGACCACTCCGCCACCATCGGCCTGAGCGCCGACGAGGTCGACGCCCTGCTCAGTGCCGCCGACGCGGACACCGGCCCGACCGCCGTGCGCAACCGTGCGGCGATCGCACTCCTGGCCGACCTGGGCCTGCGGGTCGGGGAGCTGGTCTCGCTGGACCTCACCGACCTGGGCACCGAACGCGGGCACCGCAGCGTGCGCTTCGTCGGCAAGGGCGGCAAGCAGCGCCGCCGCGCCCTCACCCCCGGCACCGGGTACGCGGTGGACGCGTACCTGGCCCAGCGGGCCGCCGCCGCCGGGGTGCCGGTGACGCAGCTGACCGGGCCTCTGCTGGTCACCGCCAGCGGCGCCCGGCTGGACCGGCACTCGGTGTTCCGGATCGTCCGCCGGCTCGCCCGCGCCGCCGGCATTCCGGCCTGGGCTCGGCTGTCCCCACACTCGCTGCGGCACGCCTTCGCCACCACCGCCCGATCCGAGGGCGTCCCCCTGGAGGACGTGCAGGACGCGATGGGTCACGCCGACCCGCGTACCACCCGCCGCTACGATCGGGACCGGCACAACCTCGACCGCGACCCGGCGTACGCGGTGTGGGCGGCGCGCTCCCGCCGCCGCGCCTGA
- a CDS encoding acyl-CoA dehydrogenase family protein: MSRFVQPVPPPTDPYAGDALLRSWLERHLGPAGHAAAKGRLADLAADVVGPLRAAHADAEAHPPTLVRYDPWGARVDRIDTSAGWQAQREAAARHAVVALPYLPDARGTWGAAARVVQHALLHLYGPESATFSCPVAMADGAAALLSMPDVDAGIRDAWLPRLISTDPATAITSGQWMTEAQGGSDLGRSSTVGRPAADGSWRLTGEKWFCSAADAAMAVALARPEGAGRGSRVLAPFLVPRYAADSPLATSAAPDAPAPGVTVHRLKDKLGTRALPTAEIGLHDAYAVPLGDPAVPGLVRAMTLVVVTRVHNAAAAAGGMRRGLAYARAYADVRHVAGGALVSSPLHRATLGTLGVDAAGAFALAGHAFALLGRVEVGADPEAAAELRIVAPLAKLATGRLAVSSASEYVESFGGAGYVEDTGVPRLLRDAQVLPIWEGTTNVLALDVLRALTREDAGAPLLSRLAAAVDLARPLSPALADTLATATAQLGETIAAVTADPGAEAVLAGARGLALRLAYALTTALLVEHAAWGDEQAELVARLWARRWLRHEEIAEDAHHHLDLLC; this comes from the coding sequence ATGAGCCGTTTCGTGCAGCCGGTACCACCGCCCACCGACCCGTACGCCGGTGATGCCCTGCTGCGGTCCTGGCTGGAGCGTCACCTCGGCCCGGCCGGGCACGCCGCCGCCAAGGGTCGCCTCGCCGACCTGGCCGCCGACGTCGTCGGGCCGCTGCGGGCGGCGCACGCCGACGCCGAGGCGCATCCACCCACGCTTGTCCGCTACGACCCGTGGGGCGCCCGCGTCGACCGGATCGACACGTCGGCGGGCTGGCAGGCCCAGCGGGAGGCCGCCGCCCGGCACGCCGTGGTGGCGCTGCCCTACCTGCCGGACGCGCGCGGCACCTGGGGCGCCGCCGCGCGGGTGGTGCAGCACGCCCTCCTGCACCTGTACGGGCCGGAGTCGGCGACGTTCTCCTGCCCGGTGGCGATGGCCGACGGTGCGGCGGCGCTGCTCAGCATGCCCGACGTCGACGCCGGGATCCGGGACGCGTGGCTGCCCCGGCTGATCTCCACCGACCCGGCCACCGCCATCACCAGCGGGCAGTGGATGACCGAGGCGCAGGGCGGCTCCGACCTGGGCCGATCGAGCACTGTGGGCCGGCCCGCGGCGGACGGCTCCTGGCGGCTGACCGGCGAGAAGTGGTTCTGCTCCGCCGCCGACGCGGCGATGGCGGTGGCGCTGGCCCGACCCGAGGGCGCCGGACGCGGCAGCCGGGTGCTCGCACCGTTCCTGGTCCCCCGCTACGCGGCCGACTCACCGCTGGCCACCAGCGCGGCACCGGACGCGCCCGCCCCCGGTGTGACTGTGCACCGGCTCAAGGACAAACTCGGCACCCGCGCGCTGCCCACCGCCGAGATCGGCCTGCACGACGCGTACGCCGTACCGCTGGGTGACCCCGCGGTGCCCGGCCTGGTGCGGGCGATGACCCTGGTCGTGGTGACCCGCGTGCACAACGCGGCCGCGGCGGCCGGTGGGATGCGGCGCGGCCTCGCCTACGCCCGCGCGTATGCCGACGTGCGGCACGTCGCCGGTGGCGCGTTGGTGTCCTCGCCGCTGCACCGGGCCACCCTGGGCACCCTCGGCGTCGACGCGGCAGGTGCGTTCGCCCTGGCCGGGCACGCGTTCGCGCTGCTCGGGCGGGTGGAGGTCGGCGCCGACCCGGAGGCCGCCGCGGAGCTGCGCATCGTGGCGCCGCTGGCGAAGCTGGCCACCGGGCGGCTCGCCGTCAGCTCGGCGAGCGAGTACGTGGAGAGCTTCGGCGGCGCCGGCTACGTGGAGGACACCGGCGTGCCCCGGCTGCTGCGCGACGCGCAGGTGCTGCCGATCTGGGAGGGCACCACGAACGTGCTGGCCCTGGACGTGCTGCGCGCGTTGACCCGGGAGGACGCCGGCGCGCCGCTGCTGAGCCGGTTGGCCGCCGCCGTCGACCTTGCCCGGCCGCTGTCGCCGGCGCTCGCCGACACCCTGGCCACGGCCACCGCTCAGTTGGGCGAAACGATCGCGGCGGTGACCGCCGACCCGGGCGCGGAGGCGGTGCTGGCCGGTGCTCGCGGCCTGGCGCTGCGCCTGGCGTACGCGCTCACCACGGCGCTGCTCGTCGAGCACGCCGCGTGGGGCGACGAGCAGGCGGAACTGGTGGCCCGGCTGTGGGCGCGACGCTGGCTGCGGCACGAGGAGATCGCCGAGGACGCCCACCACCACCTGGACCTGCTCTGCTGA
- a CDS encoding PQQ-binding-like beta-propeller repeat protein — protein sequence MDVLIDLGESRGAPAQDERPPAAPSRPGRVALVLAVCALLGGSTAPARLPSQAGPPVPGRSTLLVAGELLLVVDPDAGPPTVSAYDATAPHRPPRWRVAVPDAAGWSAQAAGDVLLLTERDQARQVLATAARSMRDGKPLWRRAERMYAAGDAAVAVSEVRSASEPGRRVEGAVRGVDLTSGATRWSMSVPSTAVVQVLPGPPARVLVVQDDGLVRLLDARDGVVHGQGSLPPADFGPDNPQAIGGHLVLRHPTGTAAAVTAYDLPGLTRRWEVPVPRGELTPRNCQELVCAQDRHGRWALDPATGTRSWVWPAGTRWHTVAGSRGGTDALVLLQPAADGHRVLVATVGRDGPRVRGVLPSGVTDCRRAGPRLICRETDARVTVWPLDT from the coding sequence GTGGATGTCCTGATCGACCTGGGCGAGTCAAGGGGAGCGCCCGCCCAGGATGAACGACCCCCGGCTGCGCCGTCGCGACCCGGGCGGGTGGCGCTGGTGCTGGCGGTGTGCGCGCTGCTCGGCGGATCCACCGCGCCGGCGCGCCTGCCGTCTCAGGCGGGGCCGCCGGTGCCCGGCCGCTCCACCCTGCTCGTCGCCGGTGAGCTGCTGCTGGTCGTCGATCCGGATGCCGGCCCGCCGACAGTGAGCGCGTACGACGCGACGGCACCGCACCGCCCGCCACGATGGCGGGTTGCCGTGCCGGACGCCGCGGGCTGGTCCGCGCAGGCCGCCGGTGACGTGCTGCTGCTCACCGAGCGCGACCAGGCGCGTCAGGTGCTGGCGACCGCCGCCCGGTCGATGCGCGACGGGAAGCCGCTGTGGCGGCGAGCCGAGCGCATGTACGCGGCCGGCGACGCGGCGGTGGCGGTGAGCGAGGTCCGCAGCGCGTCGGAACCGGGGCGTCGGGTCGAGGGGGCGGTGCGGGGTGTCGACCTGACCTCCGGGGCCACCCGCTGGTCAATGTCGGTGCCGTCCACAGCCGTGGTGCAGGTGCTGCCCGGCCCACCCGCGCGAGTACTCGTGGTGCAGGACGACGGCCTGGTGCGGCTGCTCGACGCCCGCGACGGCGTCGTACACGGGCAGGGATCGCTGCCGCCGGCCGACTTCGGCCCGGACAATCCGCAGGCCATCGGCGGTCACCTGGTGTTGCGCCACCCGACCGGCACGGCGGCGGCCGTGACCGCTTACGACCTGCCGGGCCTGACGCGGCGTTGGGAGGTTCCGGTGCCGCGCGGCGAGCTGACACCGCGCAACTGCCAGGAGCTGGTCTGCGCGCAGGACCGGCACGGCCGGTGGGCGCTCGACCCGGCCACGGGGACACGGAGTTGGGTGTGGCCGGCCGGGACGCGATGGCACACCGTGGCGGGCTCGCGAGGTGGCACCGACGCCTTGGTGCTGCTCCAGCCGGCGGCGGACGGCCACCGCGTCCTGGTGGCCACAGTCGGTCGGGACGGCCCTCGGGTACGCGGCGTCCTCCCGTCGGGGGTGACGGACTGTCGGCGTGCCGGACCCCGGTTGATCTGCCGCGAGACGGACGCCCGGGTGACGGTGTGGCCGCTCGACACGTGA
- a CDS encoding Rv0361 family membrane protein — MGAGQPWSRPARRHRPMRTGLAVVGFGVALCCVGVAGLGVWNLQTVRQAAGPIRETADGFLNEVTLGDSDKAYERLCSDARSKWSPIGFTSWVRTPPMVTDYEITDVSVATRSGRPQGTVTVKLTRDGGLNEERRLPVVRESGGWRVCGDPF, encoded by the coding sequence GTGGGTGCCGGCCAGCCGTGGAGCCGACCGGCCCGGCGGCACCGCCCGATGCGCACCGGGCTGGCGGTCGTCGGGTTCGGCGTGGCGCTGTGCTGCGTCGGGGTGGCCGGGCTGGGCGTGTGGAACCTGCAAACCGTGCGTCAGGCCGCCGGCCCGATCCGGGAGACCGCCGACGGGTTCCTCAACGAGGTGACCCTCGGCGACAGCGACAAGGCGTACGAGCGGCTGTGCTCCGACGCGCGCAGCAAGTGGAGCCCGATCGGCTTCACCAGTTGGGTGCGTACGCCCCCGATGGTCACCGACTACGAGATCACCGACGTGTCGGTGGCCACCCGCAGCGGACGCCCACAGGGCACTGTGACGGTGAAGCTGACCCGCGACGGCGGGCTCAACGAGGAACGTCGCCTGCCGGTGGTCCGCGAGAGCGGCGGCTGGCGGGTGTGCGGCGACCCCTTCTAG